A window of the Candidatus Zixiibacteriota bacterium genome harbors these coding sequences:
- the scpB gene encoding SMC-Scp complex subunit ScpB, with translation MMDETATMDVTRGAEAPPESRSDDPLVRAVEALLFAAHEPLPATTLAAVNGHSGWSIDDMVDELNRRLAAGNHPMRVRKVSGGYQMYLLPEFGPLIDSVLVKTKTQRLTRAGLETLAIIAYRQPCSTPEIEHIRGVACDGVLRTLLERGLVALKGRSDGPGRPLLYGTTPEFLRYFGLDSIDDLPREEELAAILAARHAEAAEPVAEPTGALTITRPPEPATGSGWDFLIEGVTSGA, from the coding sequence ATGATGGACGAAACTGCAACGATGGACGTGACGCGGGGGGCCGAAGCGCCCCCGGAATCGCGTTCCGATGATCCTTTGGTCCGCGCGGTCGAGGCGCTTCTGTTTGCCGCGCATGAGCCATTGCCCGCCACAACGCTGGCCGCAGTCAACGGGCACTCCGGCTGGTCGATCGACGACATGGTCGACGAGCTTAATCGGCGGCTGGCTGCCGGGAACCACCCGATGCGGGTGCGCAAGGTCTCAGGCGGATACCAGATGTACCTGCTGCCGGAATTCGGCCCGCTGATCGATTCGGTGCTGGTGAAGACCAAGACCCAGCGGTTGACCCGCGCCGGGCTGGAGACACTGGCAATCATTGCTTACCGTCAACCGTGCTCGACGCCCGAGATCGAGCATATTCGCGGCGTGGCCTGCGATGGCGTGCTGCGCACGTTGTTGGAGCGCGGGCTGGTCGCGCTCAAGGGGCGCTCCGATGGACCGGGACGGCCTCTACTCTATGGAACCACGCCGGAATTCCTCCGCTACTTCGGCTTGGACTCCATCGACGATCTACCGCGCGAAGAGGAGCTGGCCGCGATCCTGGCGGCGCGGCATGCTGAGGCGGCGGAGCCGGTCGCAGAACCGACCGGAGCATTGACCATCACGCGTCCGCCGGAACCGGCAACCGGTTCGGGGTGGGATTTCCTGATTGAGGGAGTGACGTCGGGCGCGTAG